The Halomicrobium zhouii genomic sequence TATCACGTCGACCTGGCCGAGGAATACGGCGTCGACCCGGCCCGCGTCGACAGCCCCAGCGAGTTCCTGGAGGTGCTGTCGGCCTGCGAGGACGGCGATCTGATCGGGATGGAACAGCCGATGAAGAACCCATCCGACGTCCTGCAGCTCTTTGCGAACATCGTCATCGGCGAGTTCGGGGCCGAGACGTACGCGGGGATCACGCAGGGCCAGACCCGCCGGTACGAGAGCGAACTCCGCCAGGCCGTCGAACTGCTCGACGCGTACGCCGACCTGGCCCGCGACGACGCGACGTTCGTCGACATGGTCCAGGCCAACGAGCGGTTCATGGGCCGCGAGTCGGTGTTCTTCCACCAGGGTGACTGGATGGCCGGCTCCTACGAGGACCAGGCCGACTTCGACTACGGCGTCGACTGGGACCACGCCGTCTTCCCGGGCACCGAGGGCGTGTTCATGCTCTCGACCGACGCGCTGGTCGCCGCCGAGCACGCCGACTTCGGCGAGGACACCCGCGCCTTCCTGGAGTTCATGGCCTCGCCGCCGGCCCAGGGGACGCTGAACCGGATCAAGGGATCGATCCCGCCCCGCGAGGACGTCGACATCAGCGACTACCCCCAGATCCTCCGCGAGCAGTTCCAGGACTTCAAAGCGGCGAGCCACTTTCCCGCGGGCCACGCCCTCCAGATCACGCCGGATGCGTTCGTCGAGGCGAAGATCGCCGCCTCGGAGTTCGTCACGACGCGCGACGTCGAGCGAACGGCCCAGGGGCTCCTCGAGGCCTACGAGTAACGCGGCGTCGGCCAGCGCTGTTCCCGGCGCCGGAGAACGACAGCTCGAAAACACTTTTGCGGCGTCCTCGAGAGTTCGAGTCATGACCGAGACGAGTCGGAGCGAGGTCGCGGCGGAAGCGGGAGGAACGTGAGCGACGACAGTCCGACGAACCGCTGGGACGCCGACGACTACGACGGCGACCACGCGTTCGTCCACGAGATGGGTGCGAGCGTCGTCGACCTGCTCGACCCTGCCTCGGGCGAGCGAGTCCTCGACCTGGGCTGTGGGACGGGCCACCTGACCGCCGAAATCGCAGCGGCGGTCGGCGACGAGGGCGCAGTCGTCGGCGTCGACCAGTCCGCCGAGATGGTCGCCGAGGCGCGCGACCAGTACCCCGACCTCGCGTTCGAGCGGGCAGACGCCACGGAGTTCGCGTCCGACGAGCCCTTCGACGCCGTCTTCTCCAACGCGGCGCTACACTGGATGACCGACCAGGACGCCGTCGTCGAGCGGGTGGCAGACGTCCTCCGTCGAGGGTCGGACGATTCGACCGGAGGTGGCAGGTTCGTCGCCGAGATGGGCGGCAGCGGCAACGTCGCGACCATCGTCGATGCAACTATCCGGGAACTGGCCAACCGGGGGTACGAGGCGAGCAGTCCCTGGTACTTCCCCACGGTGGGCGAACAGGCGAGTTTGCTCGAACGCCACGGCTTCGAGGTCCGCCTGATGCGACTGTTCGACCGGCCGACCGAACTCGACGGCGGACGGGAGGGCCTCCGGAACTGGCTCGGGATGTTCGGTGACTCGCTGCTGGCCGGGCCCGACGAGGCCGAACGGCGGGCGGTCGTGGCCGCCGTCGAGGACCGCTGCCGTGACGCCCTGTTCGACGCGGAGTCGGGGACGTGGACGGCCGACTACCGGCGGTTGCGGTTCGAGGCAGTCCGGACGACAGCGTGAAGAGCGCGTGGTGACGAGACGGCTGGACGGAGGAACAGCCTCGAGCGGTGCTCAGTCCTCGTCGACGGGCCGGTCCGAGACGGTGAACACCAGGCTGTCGTCGTCGAGGGCGTCGATGCGCGTCTGGGCGGTGAAGGTGGAGCCGTCCGCCCGGCGAAGCTCGCAGTCGCCGATCCAGCGCCAGCCGTCCGCGAGGCTGGGGAAGGCGTCCTCCGCCAGGCGGCTCACCTCCGCGTCGGGGAACAGCGCCCGCCACGGGCGACCGACGAACTCCGACGGCGCCGCGCCGAACTGGCGGGCGAACAGGGGGTTGACGTACTCGACGGTGCCGTCCGGTGCGACGATGGCGACGGCATCGGAGCCGTGAGCCAGCGCGGCAAGCGACCGGCGAGCCATGGCCGTCACCCGGCGGTATCCCACGACGGTACGGATCCGGTCGGCGAGGTGCGCGCGCTCGCTGCGGGTGGCCGCCGGCCGGAGCCGGTCAGTCCAGTCGAGTTCGGTGAGGGCGTCGCGGACCGCTCGCGACGGGGCGTGCGCCAGGAGGACCACCGGGACCGTCCGGTCGCGCTCCAGTATCGTCTCGAGCAGTTCGAGGGAGTCGTCCTCGGAGAGGTCGGACCCGACGACGACGCAGTCCGCCGCGTCGACGTGGGCCGGAGCCGCCGCCGGCGTCGTGACCGTCGGGACGCTGATCCGGTCGGCGTCGGCGAGGGGATCACCGGCGAGCAGCTCGCCGAGCCCCTCCTCCGCGTCGGGGTCGGCGGCGACGCCGAGGACGCTAATCGACGCGGCGGGCTGCTCCTCTCCCGGCAGGAGTTCGGCCGGCGAAGACCCTGACTCTATCATGGCCATCACGTGACGGTGAGCCGCGCTCGACGGACCATCGGCCCGTGCCGCCGAGACCCTGGTCTGTGTCGTCTCATGGGGCGATAGACTGGATTCGGTCCGACCGGATCCAGGCGTGGCCGTTCTCCGGGTCGGCGATGGTCGCGACCGTGCGCTCGCCGTCGGTGTGGACCTCGTAGGTTTCCCTGATCTCCCCGTCGGCGTTCGGGAGGCGTTCGCCCGTCGTCATCGGCCTGCGTCCACCGACGGGGAGACGTACTCCTCGCCGTCGACCGTGACGACTCCATTCGCTCCCACGTCGACGGCGTGGTCGCCGTACTGAAAGGTGACACGGACGCCGGAACCGGTCCTGACGAGCGCGTCGAGGGCGTCGGTGTCGATGACGGTCGCGAGGGGCGTCATCTCGAGGGGGTCCGTCTCGGTGTGGTCGGCGATGGCCTGGACGATGTCTGCACAGACGGCGTCGGTCTCTCGCACGGCGGTGGTGGCTTCCATTGTACTCGTACAAACGAGCAGACTGGTCATTTCGCTGTCCGCAATATGCGTTGCGACGGCGGGCGACGGGGGTAACGTGTATAGTGTCCCCGCCGATTCGCATCCGGCCCGACCCGCCGCGACGGGGCAGGCTCGCCGTGCTTCCGGCGGCTCTGCAGTGCTCCGGGGAGCATCCGTCTTTCTGAAATGCATCTGAATGGACGTGTATAATGAGTGTCGAACTCTAATGACACGATATGACTGCATCATGGGGCGTGGTTCCCGCGACCGACCGGTGGCGCCACCGGTGGAACCGGGTTCACGCGTGGTTCGTCCTGTCCGTCGCGTTCTGCGTCGCCGTCTCCGTGGGCATCGTCGGCGACCCGGCAGTGTTCGGGAGCCCCGGCGGTCCGGGCCAGGTGTTGGTGGGATTCGTCGGACTCGCCGTCGCGGGCGGTGACGACGACGACGACGCCGTCGCCGACCTCCTCGACCGGATCGAGCGCTTCGAGGACGGCGAGGACGTCGACTTCGAGAGCGACCGCGAGGACGATATCGGCCTGCTGTACGACGCCGTCGGGTCGCTGGCTGACCGTGCTGGGGGCAGTGACCGGCGCACTGGGGGTGCCGGACGGGAACTCGAACGCCACGCGACCGCCACCGACGACGCGCTCGACGCCGTCGAGGACGTGTTTGCCGTCATCGACGAGGACGGCTACCCCCAGCGGTGGAACGAGCGTCTCGCCGACGTGCTCGGATACGACGACGCGGAGATGGCGTCGACCCACGTCCTGGAGTGGTTCCCGGCGGACGACCACCGGACGGTCGAGGGGGCGATACGGGCTGCCTCCGAGACGGGCAGCGTGCGAGTCGAGGCGCCACTCACCACGGTCGACGGAGAGCAGACCACCTACGAGTTCGTCGCCTCGGCGCTCGAAGACGCCGACGGGAATCCGGTCGTCGCGGCTATCGGACGTGACGTCTCCGAACGCACGGCGCGCGAGGCGGAACTGGAGCGGCAGGCGAGCCTGCTGGACTCGCTGTTCGAGCGGCTCCCGGTCAGCCTCTACGTCAAGGACCGGGAGGGGCGCCACGTCCGGACGAGTATCCCCTACCACCGCGAGCAGTATCCCGACGACGAGGAGTGGTTCATCGGGAAGACGGACCCGGAAATCTACGACAGCGAACTCGCAGCGGAGACCCACGCCGACGACCGGCGCGTGATCGAGGAGGGGGAGCCGATCGTCGAGAAGGTCGAGTTCGACCCCGCGGACGAGGAGTGGCTCCTCACGTCGAAGGTACCCTGGCGCGACGAGGACGGCGACGTCCGCGGTCTCATCGGTATCTCACAGTACGTCACCGAGCAGAAGGAACGCGAGCGGGAACTGCGCGAGACGAAACGGAAACTCGAACTCACACTGGAAGGGACGAGAACCGGGATCTACGACTGGAACATGGAGACGAACGAAGTCGACTGGAGCGAGACGTTCGAACGGATGCTGGGGCTCGAACCGGGCACCTTCGAGGGGACCTACGACGACTTCGAACGGCGGGTTCACCCGGACGACGTGTCACGAATCGACGCGGCGGTTGACCGGGCGCTCGAGAACGACGAACTGTTTCTGACGGAGTTCAGGCTCCGCCACGAGGACGGACGGTGGATCTGGGTCAACGCTCGTGGTTGGGTCGTCGTCGACGAGGAGGGCCACCGGCGGATGGTCGGGATCAACCACGACATCACCGAACGCAAGGAACGAGAACAGCAGTTACAGCGCTACAAGGAGTACACCGACGACATCCTCGACGCGCTCGACGACGTGTTCTACGTGCTCGACTCGAACGGCAACCTCCAGCGGTGGAACGAGAGCATGAGCGAGGTGACCGGCTACACGGACGACGAGCTGCGGGGGAAGCAGGCGCTGGAGTTCTTCTCGGAGCAGGACGTGGAAGCCGTCTCCGCCGCGATCGAGGAGGTGTTCGAGACGGGAAACACCCGCATCGAAGTAGAGGCCCTGACCAAAGACGGACGGTCGATACCCTACGAGCTCGTCGCTGCCAGGCTGGAAGACCCCGAGGGAAACCAGGTACTGGCCGGCATCGGGCGGGACGTCAGCGAGCGCAGGCGCCTCGAGCAGGACCTTCGGACCGAGAAGGAACACTTTCGCGTGGCCCTCGAGAACTCCCCCCTCGTCGCGTTCAGGCAAGATACCGACCTCCGCTACACGTGGGTCGGCAACCCGCAACGTGACTTCAGGGACCACGAGGTGATCGGGAAGCGTGACGACGAAATATTCCCGCCCCAGTCGGCGGAAACGCTCACGGAGATCAAACGGAGCGCGCTCGAGACCGGTGACGCCGTGCGCGAGGAGGTGACGTACGAACTCCCCTCCGGCGAGGAGGTGACGTACGACCTCACGGTCGAACCGTTCCGGAACGAGTCCGGGGAGATCGTCGGCCTGACCATCGCT encodes the following:
- a CDS encoding ABC transporter substrate-binding protein; amino-acid sequence: MSSHTRGSPGGADVEMAHFWQEGGGKRMIEELFTDFRAQNPGVEVTDQANTIDDHGMLVKSQILREEPPPVFVEWPGQNLAPYQQAGAIRDISDLWEENGWEDVFIEGPRERSKLDGAYYGIPIDIHRMNNLFYHVDLAEEYGVDPARVDSPSEFLEVLSACEDGDLIGMEQPMKNPSDVLQLFANIVIGEFGAETYAGITQGQTRRYESELRQAVELLDAYADLARDDATFVDMVQANERFMGRESVFFHQGDWMAGSYEDQADFDYGVDWDHAVFPGTEGVFMLSTDALVAAEHADFGEDTRAFLEFMASPPAQGTLNRIKGSIPPREDVDISDYPQILREQFQDFKAASHFPAGHALQITPDAFVEAKIAASEFVTTRDVERTAQGLLEAYE
- a CDS encoding class I SAM-dependent methyltransferase → MSDDSPTNRWDADDYDGDHAFVHEMGASVVDLLDPASGERVLDLGCGTGHLTAEIAAAVGDEGAVVGVDQSAEMVAEARDQYPDLAFERADATEFASDEPFDAVFSNAALHWMTDQDAVVERVADVLRRGSDDSTGGGRFVAEMGGSGNVATIVDATIRELANRGYEASSPWYFPTVGEQASLLERHGFEVRLMRLFDRPTELDGGREGLRNWLGMFGDSLLAGPDEAERRAVVAAVEDRCRDALFDAESGTWTADYRRLRFEAVRTTA
- a CDS encoding PAS domain-containing protein, with the translated sequence MIESGSSPAELLPGEEQPAASISVLGVAADPDAEEGLGELLAGDPLADADRISVPTVTTPAAAPAHVDAADCVVVGSDLSEDDSLELLETILERDRTVPVVLLAHAPSRAVRDALTELDWTDRLRPAATRSERAHLADRIRTVVGYRRVTAMARRSLAALAHGSDAVAIVAPDGTVEYVNPLFARQFGAAPSEFVGRPWRALFPDAEVSRLAEDAFPSLADGWRWIGDCELRRADGSTFTAQTRIDALDDDSLVFTVSDRPVDED
- a CDS encoding HalOD1 output domain-containing protein: MEATTAVRETDAVCADIVQAIADHTETDPLEMTPLATVIDTDALDALVRTGSGVRVTFQYGDHAVDVGANGVVTVDGEEYVSPSVDAGR